In one Diabrotica virgifera virgifera chromosome 7, PGI_DIABVI_V3a genomic region, the following are encoded:
- the LOC126887932 gene encoding uncharacterized protein LOC126887932 has protein sequence MMECDSMHSAIEREKKYVAVHTLHDWKNIFVKARSKRGIKKKDPYIVHELQYSDFINWKLLAKNMLKNTKLSKSGEKVRWLQIKCFRVEREYPGTIKYRYEHYGPYFELSIYGRGRPPTEASLSLQQAYLGMRLISLAKFNDLQKLCTTDVIPSEFHAWYSSLPTSKSVIDRNSEPSIYSNSESEGSEDEQRI, from the coding sequence ATGATGGAATGCGACAGTATGCATAGCGCTATCGAGAGAGAAAAAAAGTATGTAGCAGTACACACGCTTCATGActggaaaaatatttttgtcaaagcTAGATCTAAACGAGGCATCAAAAAGAAGGACCCTTATATAGTCCATGAGCTACAATATTCAGATTTTATTAACTGGAAACTACTTGcgaaaaatatgttaaaaaacacAAAACTAAGTAAATCTGGTGAAAAAGTTAGGTGGTTGCAAATAAAATGTTTCAGAGTGGAGAGGGAATATCCAGGAACCATCAAATATCGCTACGAGCACTACGGTCCCTACTTTGAACTTAGTATTTATGGAAGAGGAAGACCTCCAACAGAAGCCTCCCTATCACTTCAACAGGCTTACCTAGGTATGCGTCTAATTTCGTTAGCAAAATTTAATGATTTACAGAAATTATGCACTACCGACGTTATTCCTTCGGAGTTCCATGCTTGGTATTCGTCTCTGCCAACCTCAAAATCAGTTATTGACAGAAATTCTGAGCCCAGTATTTATAGCAATAGTGAATCAGAGGGAAGCGAAGACGAACAGCGGATCTAA